The following are from one region of the Hyphomicrobiales bacterium genome:
- a CDS encoding nucleotidyl transferase AbiEii/AbiGii toxin family protein, with protein MLQEIARDPVLSERLVLKGGTALNVFHLGLDRLSVDIDLNYIGALDRAVMETERPTVDAALNRLLTSQGYSVRRQPDEHAGGKWLSRYSSALGGNATLELDVNYMARQPLFGAARMESRPLGEMQASDVLVLDLHEIVAGKLVALVDRHAARDLFDARRILSIDRLDWSRIKAAVLAIGACGRRDWRTMSVDAIKGDPRELRQKLAICLPRDSFAGKKDVNAWIEETVALCRERFAFLFDLSANEREFLDSVLDRGVVNADLLDVEPAIRARIEAMPMLAWKCQHVRTHRGLDR; from the coding sequence TTGCTGCAGGAGATCGCCCGAGATCCGGTCCTGTCGGAGCGGCTCGTCCTCAAGGGCGGCACGGCGCTCAATGTGTTCCACCTCGGTCTCGACCGGCTCTCGGTCGATATCGACTTGAACTACATAGGCGCGCTCGACAGGGCCGTGATGGAAACCGAGCGCCCAACCGTCGATGCGGCGCTCAATCGTCTCCTTACTTCTCAGGGCTACAGCGTCCGCCGCCAGCCCGACGAGCATGCCGGCGGCAAGTGGCTGTCGCGCTACTCGTCCGCGCTTGGCGGCAACGCCACACTGGAGCTCGATGTCAACTACATGGCGCGCCAGCCCCTGTTTGGCGCGGCCCGCATGGAGTCACGTCCTCTCGGCGAAATGCAGGCGAGCGACGTTCTCGTCCTCGATCTCCATGAAATCGTCGCCGGCAAGCTCGTCGCACTCGTCGACCGGCATGCCGCGCGCGATCTGTTCGACGCGCGCCGCATCCTATCGATCGACCGACTCGACTGGAGCCGGATCAAGGCCGCTGTGCTCGCCATCGGCGCTTGCGGGCGGCGCGACTGGCGGACCATGTCGGTCGACGCCATCAAAGGCGACCCGCGCGAACTCCGTCAGAAGCTCGCGATCTGTCTGCCGCGCGACAGCTTTGCCGGCAAAAAAGACGTCAATGCGTGGATCGAGGAAACAGTTGCGCTCTGCCGGGAAAGGTTTGCCTTCCTGTTCGATCTTTCGGCGAACGAGCGCGAGTTCCTCGATAGCGTTCTGGATCGTGGCGTAGTCAATGCCGATCTGCTCGACGTTGAGCCAGCGATACGTGCGCGAATTGAGGCCATGCCGATGCTTGCGTGGAAATGCCAGCACGTTCGGACGCATCGAGGACTGGACCGCTAG
- a CDS encoding very short patch repair endonuclease, with product MSRIRSKDTTPEVRVRSAVHALGLRFRKHAADLPGKPDLANRSRKWAIFVHGCFWHSHEGCHLASKPKSNSAYWAPKLERNLDRDRQKIRELEALGYRVLLVWECETRNTETLKVRLRRFLGPPGPVGGQTKHVSETG from the coding sequence ATGTCGAGAATCCGCTCCAAGGATACGACGCCAGAGGTCCGTGTGCGCTCTGCGGTACATGCGCTGGGACTGCGCTTTCGAAAGCACGCCGCCGACCTTCCCGGCAAACCCGACCTTGCCAACCGGAGTAGAAAGTGGGCGATCTTCGTTCATGGATGCTTCTGGCATTCCCACGAAGGTTGTCACCTTGCTTCGAAGCCAAAGTCCAACTCGGCGTACTGGGCACCGAAGCTCGAGCGGAACTTAGACCGAGACCGCCAAAAAATTCGCGAGCTTGAAGCGCTTGGCTACCGGGTTCTGCTTGTGTGGGAATGCGAGACACGCAACACAGAGACCCTGAAGGTGCGGCTTCGACGCTTCCTTGGGCCGCCAGGCCCTGTCGGCGGCCAGACGAAACATGTTTCAGAAACGGGTTAG